The following is a genomic window from Actinomycetota bacterium.
GTTCGGGCGGCTGACCGGCAGACGCCCCAGGCTCACCGTCGCTCGGGCCGGTCGGTCCCCCCTCAGCCTGCTCGGACGGGGCCACACCGGCGGCGGCCGCCAGCCGTGCGGCCTGCTGCCGCTCGAGCTCGATCTCCCACTGGGCTTTGGGCTCGGCGACGTCCAGGCCGCTTCCTGTCGTTGCGGCAGCCTTCATCGCCTGCTCACGCAGCTCCTCGTCAGGCGAGCGCGACGCGCGCAGCAGCAGCCCGTCGGCGCAGGCATCACCGAGGATGCGGGTCATGAGCGCGACCGAGCGGATCGCGTCGTCGTTCCCCGGGATCGGGTACTGCACCAGGTCGGGGTCGCAGTTGGTGTCCAGGATGGCGATCACCGGGATCCGCAGCCGGTTGGCCTCCCGGACGGCGATCTCCTCGTTGACGGTGTCGATCACCCACATCGCGTCGGGGAGCTTGGCCATGTCCCGGATCCCGCCGAGGTTGGTCTGGAGCCGGGCGTGCTCACGCTGCAGCTCGAGGACCTCCTTCTTGGGGAGGATCTCGAACAGGCCCTGGGCCTCCATCGCCTCGAGCTCACGCAAGCGGGCGATGCGGCCCTTGATCGTCTGGAAGTTGGTGAGCATCCCCCCGAGCCACCGCTCGGTCACGTAGGGCATCCCGACCCGCGTCGCGTGGTACTCGATCGGTTCCTTGGCCTGCCGCTTGGTCCCCACGAACAGCACGGTTCCGCCGTGCGACACCAGGTCGCGCGTGAAGGCGTAGGCCTCCTGGAGGCGTTCGATCGTCTGGCGCACGTCGACGATGTAGATGCCGTTGCGCTCCGAGTGGATGAAGCGCTTCATCTTCGGGTTCCAGCGCCGGGTCTGGTGCCCGAAGTGGAAGCCAGCTTCGAGCAGCTGGCGGGTGGTGACGACGGCCATGTGGGATCGTCCCTCTCGTTTTCGTTGGCCTCGCCCGTGTCGCCGGGCGCTTCGCCAGGAGCGCGCCTGTTGGCCGACCGTCGCCGGCGCGGCTTCCGCGGCGTCGGACGGACTCGCCGACAGCTCCCGGCCGGGGGTCGGGGGCCGCCCGTCGACGGGCATGTGTGATTCTGGGCCCGCGAACGGGCCCGACCTGAGGCTAGCTGTTGCCTGGCGCGCCCGCCACCGTGCCCGGCAAGGGCACCCCGCCCAGGAGGTACCCGCCCAGCTGTTCACCCCACCCCACCGGGTACGACAGCCAGTGCCCGAGCCCGCCGGGCTCGCCGGGGACGGGCCGGTCGGCGAGGAAGGCGCGGATCACCAGCCGGCTGGCCTCGGTCGCGCGCATGCCCTGATGGTCGCCCGGCAGGACGACGTGGGGGGCCTCGGGTAGGTCGCTGCGGTGCTCAGGGACGGTCACGTCACGCGACCCGCCGACCGTCAGCACCTGCGTCCCGGCCGCGAGCGGCCCGCCCCAGCGGTCGCGCAGCGCCTGTTCCCAGGCCGACGCGAGCTCGCGTACCAGCGGCGAGGCGACCGCCAGGTCGCGCAGCGCCTGGTCGTCGTGTCGCGGCATCCCGACGAGCGGGGCGACCGCGTCGATCACCCATTCCATCATCGGGTCGCGGGCAGCCGAGCGGACGGCGGTGGCCAGGTCGGCTCCCTCGACCGGGGAGGCGAGCGTCACGGCGTGGGCGACCGGCGGGAGGGTCGGGTCGGCCGGATCGTGCAGGGTGAGCAGGTAGTGCAGCACGACGACGCCGCCCATGGAGTGGCCCACGAGATCCACCGCCTGTCCGGGGTTGGTCCGCGCGTGGGCGCGCAGCTGGTCGCGGAGGCGCCGGGCGGCGCGCTCCACCCCGAGGAAGGTGTGCTGCGGGCCGTAGGGCAGCTGGTCACCCGATCCGTCCGCGGCGCCGGGGCGGCGACCGGCGTAGCTGAAGTAGGTCACGTCCAGCGGGTCGTACCCCAGGTGGGTCAGGTCGAGCGGCTTCCTCGTCTTCCCCCCGCTCCTGCTGCCGAGCCCGGCCACGCCGATGACGTGGTTGGGGTTGGGCGGCAGGACCCACCCGGCGTGCTCGGCGACGGGCGACCCGGCCACCAGCCCCAGGCGCCCCCCCAGCCCTCGCGCTCGTCCGGGCCATGGCGCGTAGCCGGGGATGCGGGGGAGGTCCGTGACGACGGTCGCGCCGGGCCCGACCAGCGCGGGGCGCCACCGTCCGGCATCCAGGAGCGTCAACGGGTCGAGGTAGCGGCCGCCGCGGCGGGCGCTCCAATGCACGACCACCCGCCGCGGATCGTGGCCGGGGGTGACGGTGCCGACGCGCTGACCGCGGTCGACCCGCTGGCCGGCGACGACCTCGACCGTCGTCAGCGGCCCGTAGGCGGTGCGGATCCCGTCGGGATGGTCGACCGAGACCCATGTCCGCCTCGCGACCGTGCCGACGAAGGCGACCGTCCCGTCGCCGGCGGTTGCCACCGCCTGGCCGTCGGCCGCGGCGAGGTCGACCCCGCGGTGGCCGCGGCCCCACCGGGCGTGAGGCCGGTCGAAGTGGCGCACCACTGCGCCGTCGACCGGCGCGACGTACGGGGTCGTCGCAGCCGTCGGTGCCCGCGCGGGCGGCGCCAGTTGAGCGGCGGCGGTTGCGGGGGCGAGGGCCGCGACCAGCGTGATGGCCACGGCGCGGACCGCACCAGACGACGGCAGGGGGCGCTCCTCGGCCCCCCACGGCTCGCGGCGATCCTAGGTGCCGTCACCGCGGACGCGGCGGGTGGTGCGGCTCTCGCCTGTGGAGTTCGCGGGGTCGCGCCAGTCGACGCTGGCGCCTGACTGCCGCCGGCCGCCCGCCGGCCGCCCGGCGCGCCGTCACCTCGCGATGCGGTCGAGGAGCTTGGTGCGCAGCGACACCACCGCCTTGGTGTGGATCTGACAGACCCGCGATTCGGTGACGCCGATGACGCCGCCGATCTGGGCCAGCGTCATTCCCTCGAAGTAGTACAGGGCGACGACCTTCTGCTCGCGCTCAGACAGGCGCCGGATCGCGTCGCCCAGCAGCCTCAGCGTCTCGATCTGGTCCAGGCGCTCCTCCGGGCCCACCGCGCTGACGTCCTGGATCGTGTCGACCAGTGCGACGCGTTCGCCACTGTCGCCGACCTTGAGCGTCTCGTCGAGCGCCACGACCGCGGTGAACGAGATGCGCTCGAGCGTGGCGTGGAGTTCGGCGAGGGAGACGCCCAGCTCTTCAGCGAGCTCTTCGTCCGTGGGCGTGCGCTGCAGCACTCCCTCCAGGTGCTGCATCGCGCGCTCGACGGCGCGGGCCTTGGTACGCACGGAGCGGGGCACCCAGTCCACCGACCGCAGCTCGTCGATGATGGCCCCCTTGATCCGAGTGATCGCGTACGTCTCGAACTTCACGCCCTTGTCGGGATCGAAGCGTTCGATCGCGTCGATCAACCCGAACATCCCGTAGGACACCAGGTCGCCGTACTCGATGTTGCGGGGCAGGCCCACACCGACCCGGCCAGCGACGTACTTGACCAACGGGGCGTACGTCAGGATCAGCGACTCGCGGACGTCCGCGTCGCGGGACCGTTGGTAGCGATCCCACAGCGTCCGGGTGTCGGCATCCACCGCTGCCTCCGATGCGTGGGGACCGGCCTGCGCGCCCCGCCCCGTCGCATGCTAATCGGGGCGGCGAGCAGCGCCCCGCCGGAGCTGGCGGTGGCCCTGGCCGGCGTTCCGGCCGTGGGGGTGCGCGGCGGTGTACACCTCACGCACGTGGCCCCGTGACAGGTGCGTGTAGCGCTGGGTGGTCCCCAGCGATGCGTGGCCCAGCAGCTCCTGCACCGACCGCAGGTCCGCACCGCCCTCCAGCAGATGGGTGGCGCAGCTGTGGCGCAGGGTGTGGGGGGTGACCCGCCCCAGTCCCGCCGTCCGTGCGGCGCGTGACACCGCCGTCCGTGCGCCGCGGGTGCCCAGCCGCTTCCCGAGGGTGCCGAGGAACACCGCGGGGCAGGCCCGACCGGCAGTGGCGGCGAGCGCGGGACGGCCCTGGGCCAGGTAGACCCGCAGCGCGTCGACCGCCGGATCGCCGAGGGGGACCAGCCGCTGTTTGCGGCCCTTGCCGTGCAGTCGTACCTGTCTGCCCGGGATGTCGACCGCGTCGAGGTCGAGGCCGCAGGCCTCGGCGACGCGAGCGCCCGCCCCGTACAGCAGTTCCAGGAGGGCGCGGTCGCGCAGCCCCAGCGGCGTTGCGAGATCGGGGGCGGCCAGGAGCCGTTCGATCTGGTCGGGGCGGAGCACACGTGGCAGGGAGCGGACCTGCTTGGGGGTGGCCAGGAACCGCGCCGGGTCACGCGTGACATCACCACGCCGACGGCAGAACGCGAAGAAGGTCCGCACCGCGGCGGCCTTCCGTGCCACCGAGGCCCGGGCGTACCCCGATTCGTCCAGCCAGGCCAGGTACCGGCGCAGGACCAGCTGGACGACCTCGCCCGGTGCGTCGATGCCGTGCGCCCCGCAGAACTCGACGAGCTGCTGCAGGTCGGCGCGGTACGCCGCGACGGTGTGCGGGCTGCGGTCGTGGTGGATCGCGACCGCGCGCAGGTACGCGGCCAGCGGGTCGCGCCACCCGGGCGGGATGGCGGCGCCGGGCGCGTCACCCGCCGCCGCATCGTCGACCATGTCCGCATGGTGATGCTGATGTCGTTTGGAGTCAAGTGCAGTGGGTCATGATGTGTGCTGATGGCGGCGTGTGACGGCCAGTCGTCCCGGGCGATCGACCGTACGGTGGGTGCCGTCCTGCAGCCGTCCAGGACGAGACAGGAGCCGGGTCGTGTCATCGGTCGAGCGGTTGACGTACGGCGGGCACGAGCTCGTCTACGAGACGCACGGGAGCGGCCCACGCGTCACGGTCCTGGTGCACGGCCTGCTCCTCGACGCCCACCTCAGCCGGGCGTTGGCTATGGCACTGGCCGGTTCCGGCGCGCACCAGGTGGTCCTGCTCGAGCTGCTCGGCCACGGCCGTAGCGACAGGCCTGTGGACCCCTCCTTGCACCGCATCGACTCCTACGCCCAGCAGGTGGTGGCCCTCCTCGACCACCTCGAGGTGGACGAGGCAGTGATCGGCGGGACGTCGTTGGGGGCCAACGTGGCGCTGCAGGCGGCCGCGGCCGCCCCCGAGCGGGTGCGTGGGCTGATCCTGGAGATGCCGGTCCTGGAGTGGGCCGGACCGGCCGCGGCGGCCCTGTTCGTCCCGCTGCTGCTCGGGGTGCGCTTCGGGCGGCCGGTGGCGGAGCTGGTCACCGCCGTCGTGCGGCGCCTACCCCGGACCCGGATCGGTCCGCTGGACACTTTCCTGAACGCCGCCTCGATGCGGCCGGCCGAGATCGCCGCCGTGCTGCACGGGATCGTGATCGGGCCGCTGGCTCCGAGGGTCGACGAGCGACGTGTGATCCAGGTGCCATCCCTGATCGTCGGTCACCGCCGCGACGCCCTGCACCCGTTCAGCGACGCCGAGCACCTCGCCGAGCAGCTGCCCAACGACCGTCTGATCCGCGCCCGGTCCGCTTTCGAGCTGCGGACCCGGCCCACACGCCTGACCGGCGAGATCTGCGCGTTCCTCGACGAGGTCTGGCGGCCGCAGGTCGCGGGGGGACGCTCGGCCCGGTCGCGGTGAGCGCAGCCGACATCACGTCCGTCTCCGCCCGCGGGGACGGTTGGCGTCGCGGCTCAGGCGGACGCCGTCGGGGCTCTCAGCGACCTCGCCAGCGACCCGCGCCCGGGTGACGACCGCCAGCAGACGCGCGACCGGGATGCCGGCGCCGGCGGCGAGCTCGTCGAGGCGGACGGGGCGCGGCCACCGCCGGGCCAGCACCGCGTGGACGTCGGGCGGCAGAACGCTGACCACCTTGTCGCCGTCGTCGGCGCTCTCCGGGGCGGACACCCCCACGGCGTCCAGCAGGTCGGCAGGCCCGGTGCACGGTGCCGCGCCCTCCGCCAGCAGCCGGTGGGGGGCGGCCGACCCGGGCGCACGGACGTCGCCGGGGACGGCCAGGACCGCCACGCCGCGTTCCGCGGCGCACTCCGCGGTGCGCAACGATCCCGACCGCTCGCCGCCCTCGACCACCACCACCGCGTCGACCAGGCCCGCCACAATCCGGTTCCTGGCCAAGACGTTGGCCGGACGGGGCGGGGCGTCCGGCGGGAGCTCGGACAGCAGCCACCCGCCAGCGTCCAGGATGTGGTCGAACAGTCCACCGGGGCGCGCGTGAGCTTTGGGGTAGCCGACCGCGTGGCCGGATCCCAGCACGACCGAGGTGCGGTCGGCGGCGGCGCCGTGCGCGGCGGCGTCGATCCCGATGGCACCGCCGCTGACGACCAGCACGCCAGCTGCGGCTGCGGCCGCGGCCAGCCACGCTGCCACACCGGTGCCGTACCCGCTGGCGCGGCGCGCTCCGACGATCGCCACCGCAGGCGTGTCCGGGACACCGCTCGCGGGCCCGCGCCACGCCAACAACAGGGGCCCGCCGGTGGCGGGCCAGCCGGCTGCCAGACGCCGCGGGTAGGTCGTGTCGCCGACCACCGCGGCGTGCACGCCCAGCTGCACCCACTGCCCTGCGACGGTCGCGGCCGCCGCCCGCCCGGCAGGTCCGGGGTCGGGTGCGACCGCGGCCAGCAGCGCTGAGCGCTCGTCTGTCCCGCGCTCGCCGCGCTGGACGACCTCGCGGGCGACCGTGCGGGGATCGCCGCGGGGTCCCAGCAGCCGGGCGACCACACGGGCCAGCAGCTGCGGGTCCGTGCCGGACGCCGCGACCCGCGCGAAGGGGTCCGCGACGCTCACGCGACCGGTGGGAGCCGGTAGGCGGCGGCCTCCTCGACGTGCGCCACGTCGATCAGGTCGGCACCGTCGAGGTCGGCGATGGTGCGCGCCACCCGCAGGCAGCGATCGAACCCGCGTGCGGTCAAGCCGAGTGCGTCGACCGCCCGCCCCAACGCGGTCAGGGCCTGGCGCCGCGAGGTGGCGCGCACAGCCCCAGACGACGCGTCGCGCGTGAGCCGACCGGCGCCCCACCGCTCCTGGGCGCGCGCACGCGCTCGGGCGACCTGGGCGGCCACCACCGCGGACGGTTCGCCGTCGGGCGGGCCGAGCAACCGGTCGCGATCGACCGGTCGGACCTCGACCGCCAGGTCGATGCGGTCCAGCAGTGGACCCGACAACCGCGAGCGGTACCGCTCGACCTGGTCGGGGCGGCACCGGCACGGGCGGACCGCAGCACCCAGGTAACCGCACGGACAGGGGTTGGTCGCCGCGACCAGGAGGACCTTGGCCGGGTACCGCACGATTGCGCGGCTGCGCACGACCGTGATGGTGCCGTGTTCGAGCGGCTGGCGCAGCGCGTCGAGAACCCAGCGCGGGACCTCCAGCAGCTCGTCCACGAACAGCACGCCGAGGTGGGCCAGGGACACCTCGCCGGGACGTGCGATCCCGCTCCCCCCGCCGATCAGGCCCGCGACCGACGCGGTGTGGTGGGGGTCGCGGAAGGGCGGCCGCAGACACAGCGGGGCATCCGGAGGGCGCACGCCGGCGACCGAGTGCACCGCCGCGACCTCCAGCGCCTGGTCGACCGTGAGCGGCGGGAGGATCCCGGGCAGCCGCCGGGCCAGCATCGACTTGCCGCAGCCGGGGGGACCGGCCAGGAGCAGGTGGTGGCCTCCGGCCGCAGCCAGGACCGCCGCGCGCCGCGCGACCGGCTGGCCGCGGACGTCGAGGAGGTCGGGGACCGGCTCCGCAGCCACGGGGGCAGGCTCGCCGGGTGGACGCGCTGGTCGGTCATCGCGGAGCACCGCCACCGCCTCGCGCAGGTCGGCGACGGGGATCACCCGCAGGTCGTCGACGAGGTCGGCCTCGACCGCAGCGCGGTCGGGGACGACCAGCCGGTCACAACCGGCTCGCCGGGCGGCGACGGCCACCGGCAGGACGCCCGGGACCGGCCGGGTCCGTCCGTCGAGGCCGAGCTCGCCGTGGGCGTAGACGCCTGAGAGCGCGTCGAGCGGCACCTGGTCGGTCGCGCCCAGCACCGCCAGGGCGATCGGCAGGTCGAACCCGGCACCGGTCTTGGGGAGCGCCGCCGGGGCGAGGTTGACGACCACGCGGCCCGATGGCCAGGCGAGGTCGCTGCGCTGGACGGCGGTGCGTACCCGGTCGCCGGCCTCGCGCACGGCCGTGTCGGGGAGTCCGACCAGCCGCAGCTGTGGCAATCCCGACCCCGTGGAGCACTCGACCCTCACCGGGCGGCCCTCAAGGCCGGCCAGGGCGACCGCGCCGGCGATCGCCAGCGCCATCAGAACGCCGCCGGCACGTGCACGACGGCGGGCGCCTGCCCGGCTCGTGTGACGACGCCGATCACGTCGAAGCGCACCACCCACCGCCCGGCTCCTGCGTGTTGCAGGTAGGCGGTCGCCAGCGCCCGGACCCGGGCTTGCTTGCGCCACGTCACCGCCTCGAGCGGACCCCCGAAACGTTCCCCGCGGCGGGTCTTGACCTCGACGAAACACAGCACGTCAGCGCGGACGGCGACGATGTCGACCTCCCCGCGCAGCTGGGCGCCGTGCGGCCTCCAGTTCCGGGCCACGATGCGGTAGCCGCGTTCACGCAGGTACGCGGCGGCGAGGTCCTCACCGGCCGTGCCCAGCCGCTGGTTGGGACGTTGGCGCATGCGGCGACGCTACGGGCCACCGCGTCACCGGGGACGGGGAGCCGCGTTGTGACTGGGGACAACCTGCGGATGCCTGACCGCCTCGGCTTCCCTCCTGGCGCACCGAGACGGCAATATGGGGCACCACGACGAGGGGATCACGCCTTGCGGCCGCACGCTCATCACGCCAGACCCGCGGTGTGGCGCATGGCCATGGCCGGCGTGGCCGTCGCGTGCGTCGGGGCGCTGTCGATCCCGGCAGCCGGGACGGAGGCGGCCGAGCGCGTCGGCGATCCAACCGCTGGTTCGGCGTCGCTGTCGGCCGACGCCGCGACCGTCGTGTTCACCACCGCTGCGGGGGTCCACGCCGTCGATCGCCCCGGCGGGAGCGTGGAGCGCGTCGACGTGTCCGACTCCGGTGCGCCAGCCAACGGCGAGCCGACACGCGACGCCGCCGGGCCGGTGTCGTCCGCCGACGGAGGGATCGTGGCGTTCAGCTCCCACGCCAGCAACCTGGTCGCGGGTGACACCAACGGCGTCGCCGATGCGTTCGTCCGCGATCGTCGAGCGGGACTGACGGTGCGGGTCTCCGTCGGTCGCGGCGGCATCGAGCCGAGATGCGCGCTCGGCGTGACCTGCAACGGCAGCGTGGTCGGCGACATCTCCGCCGACGGCCGCTTCGTCGCGTTCACGTCCGATCTGGGCGACCTGGTCGACGGCGACGCCAACGGCCTCGACGACGTGTTCGTCCACGATCGTCAGACGGGTGCCACCGAGCTGATCTCGGTCTCGGCGCACGGCATCGCCGGCGACCTCGACAGCCGCGCACCGGCGATCTCGGCGGATGGCCGCTTCGTGGCCTTCAGCTCGAACGCGACCAACCTGGTCGCCGGCGCTCCGACCTGCGTCGGACGCAACCTCTACGTCCGTGACCGTGCCACGGCGACCACGACCACCGCGATCCCCGGCCGCTGCGCGGACGTCCGTGGCGGTGTGGCGATGTCCGCCGACGGCCGGCGCGTCGCGTTCGCGTCGCCTGCCTCGGACCTCGTCGACGGTGACCACAACGGTGCCGTCGACGTGTTCGTCCGCGACGTTGCCGCCGGCCGGACGGTGCTGGTCTCGCGTGCCGCGGACGCGACTCCGGGCGACGGCGACAGCGGCCATGGCGAACCGGCTCTGTCCCCCGACGGTCGCTACGTCGCGTTCGCCTCCCGTGCGACCAACCTGGTGGACGGCGACCGCAACGGCGCCCTGGACGTGTTCGTCCACGACCTCGACGGCAGCCGGACGGTGCGCACGTCGCTCGCCCCGGGCGGCCGCGAGCGCAGCGGCGGGGCGAGCGTGTACGCAGGCGCGCTGTCGCACGCTGGCCGCGTGATCGCGTTCGGGCTGGCCGGGACCGATGCCGCCGACGACGCGACCTTCGGTCCCGGCGTGATCGTGCGTGCCGTGCGGTGGGACACGGGCGCGAACGGACCCGCGGCCGGCGCTGCGGGGACCGTCGCGGGCCACCAGGCAGGCGAGCAGGTGCGGAGCCACACGCCGCCGGCGTTGCGTGGGCCGGCCCCGCCCGTGCCGCCGATCCGCCGCCCCGGGGATGCGGTCGCCGGGGGGCCACCGGCGGCGAAGGGGTCATCGGCACGGGCGCCGGCTCCCCAAGACACCACCTTCGGCGACCTGCCGCTCCCCCCGCCTGTGACCGTGACCGAGAGCGAGGCCGCGCTGGAACAGGTGGCGCTGGAAGGCGACGATCCGGAGCGTTGGTGGGTGCCCTACCTCGCCGGGTCGGTCCTGGTCCTCACGGCCGGGGCGCTGCTGCCGCTGGTGCGCCCGGCGCGGGTCAGCCGAGGAGGCCGGCCCCCCAAGCGACCAGGCCGACGATGATCAGCGTGCCGATGACGAGCAGCGCGATGTCGGCTGCTCTACCGTCGCGGTAGCGCCGGGTGGCGTTGAAACCCATCGGGCCTCCGCTCAGCCGATGAACGGTGGGGCGTCGTCCTGGTCGTCGTGCGCGAGTTCCTCGACGTTGACGTCGCGGAAGGTCAGCACCCGGACGTCCTTGAGGAACCGCGCCGGACGGTACATGTCCCACACCCACGCGTCGCGGATCGACACCTCGAAGTACAGGTCCCCGCCGGGTCCGTCGTTACGGGGCTCCACCGACACCTCGTTCGCGAGGTAGAACCGCCGCTCGGTCTCCACGACGTAGCGGAACATCCGCACGACGTCGCGGTACTCACGGTAGAGCGCAAGCTCGAGGTCGTTCTCGTAGGCGTCCAGGTCGTCGGTCACCGACGCTCCGTCCGGTCACGGTCTGGCAGGTTCATCGCTGTCCGGGTCCTGAAACGTCGGCCGGGTCGAGGCCGTCCATGGTAGGTCCCCCGTGCGCCGCCGCCACCGGCGCGAAGCAGCGCCGGTGGAACCCGCACGCACCCAGGCTGGCGAGGGCGGCCAGGTGCTCTGGGGAGCGGTAACCCTTGTGGCTGGCGAAGCCGTACCCCGGGTAGCGCTGCTCGGCGCGAACCATGATCCGGTCGCGCGTGACCTTGGCCACGATCGAGGCGGCCGCAACCGACGTGCAGACCTGGTCGCCTTTGACCACGCGCAGCGCCGGGACCGGCATCCGCGTCAACGTGAAACCGTCCACCAGGACGTAGTCGGGGGTCGGCGCCAGCTTGTTGAGTGCCGCTCGCAGCGCAGCGAGGTTGGCCCGTTGCAGCCCGATGTCGTCCAGCCGGGTGTGGCTCACCCGGAAGACCCCGACCGCGAGGGCTCCCGCCACGATCTCGTCGTACAGCCGCTCACGGTCGGTCGGTGCGACCAGCTTGGAGTCGTTGAGGCCGTCGGGCGCCCAGCCGGGCGGGAGCATCACCGCGGCCGCCACCAGCGGCCCGGCCAGCGCCCCACGCCCCGCCTCGTCGGCGCCGGCGACGTGGCGGAAGCCCTGCGCGTGCAGCACCTGTTCGTACGCGCCGGTGGGGCCAGCGTCCACGGCCATCAGGAGGTCGAACACGGCCCGACGGTGACGGGTTCGGCCACCTGCGGCGCGGATCGCGACGCGGGCGGGACGTCCGGGTACCGCGGCGACCGTAGGAACCGGACCCGGTCGGGCGGCCAGATCACCGTGAAGGCCTTCCCCACCACCGCGTCACGGTCGACGAACCCCAGCGTGGCGTAGCGCGAGTCAGACGAGTTCGGCCGGTTGTCGCCGAGGAAGAACAGCTTTCCCTCCGGCACGATGATCGGCTCGCAGGAACGTGGGTCGTCCACCGCGTACGGTTCGGGCAGCAACACGCCGTTCACGGCCACCCGACCGTCGTCGATGCGGATCTCGTCGCCGGGGAGACCGATCACCCGCTTGACGTAGTCACGTGCGTTGGCAGGGGCGAGCCCGATCAGCTGCCCGATCCCACGCACGACCGTCGACCCCGGGCCGCGATCCTCGGTGGGGACGGTGAACTGGTGCCCCTCGAAGACGACGATCTCGCCGTGTTGCGGGTCGCGGAGGCGGTAGGTGACCTTGTCGACGAGGATGCGGTCGTCGACCAGGAGGGTCGGCTCCATGGAACTCGACGGGATGTAGAAGACCTGGACCACGAACGTGCGCAGCATGAACGCCAGCAGGAACGCGACCAGCACCAGGACGGGCAGTTCGCGCATGAACGACGCGACGCTGTCGTCGCGACGGCGGCGCCGTGGGGACCTCTGACTGCTCCATTCGGCGGTCGGATCGTCGGAAGCCTCTCGCTGAACGGGAGCCGCATCCACAGGTCCGCGCGGCTCGGGGCCGTTCACGCCGGCGGCCGCCGCGCGGTCTGTCGCCGGTGGCTCATCGGGCCGGCTCGCGCTTCTCCTTGATCCGGGCCTTCTTCCCGGTCCGCTCCCGCAGGTAGTACAGCTTCGCGCGGCGGACCTTCCCGCGGCGGGTGACCTCGACCTGGTCGATGATCGGGCTGTGTACCGGGAAGGTGCGCTCCACGCCGACCCCGAACGAGACCTTGCGGACGGTGAACGTCTCGCGGACGCCGCCGCCCTGGCGGCGCAGGACCACGCCCTCGAAGACCTGGATCCGTGACCGGTTGCCCTCCACGACCCGGACGTGGACCCGGACGGTGTCGCCGGGGCGGAAGTCGGGAAGATCGTCGCGCAGATGTTGTCGTTCGACCACGTCGACCTTGTTCATCGTGGCATCCATCGGTCGGGTCGGAGGCGGGGGCGTTCGGCAGGCTACCCGACGTGCGGGGACGCGCGGCCGGCGCGTCTGGGGGGCGACCGACAGCTAGCCCTGCTCTCCGTCTTCGTCGCTGGGTGCGGGTTCGCCCCCGGCAGCCAGCCACCGACGGTACAGGTCGGGGCGCCGCTGTCTGGTCAGCCCCAGCGCCTGCTCGCGACGCCACCGCGCCACGGCACCGTGGTCACCCGAGCGCAGCACGTCGGGGACGGCCAGGCCCCGCACCCACGGTGGACGGGTGTAGTGCGGGTACTCGAGGAGGCCTGCGCTGAACGACTCCTCCTCGATCGACGTGAGGTTGCCGATGACGCCGGGGACTAGGCGGCTGACCGCCTCGACCAGTACGACCGCGGCGGCCTCGCCGCCGGCCAGGACGTAGTCGCCGATCGAGACCTCGTCGGTGGCGACCGCGTCGTGGACGCGCTCGTCGATGCCCTCGTACCGCCCGCAGCACACGACCAGCCGTGGTTCGGTGGCGAGCTCGGCGACCAGCGGTTGGGTCAGGGGCGTCCCGCGGGGCGTCAGCAGCACGGTGCGTGGCCGCCGGCCCGCGACGCGGTATGTCGGGCCGTCCACGTCGAGGTTCCACACCTCCTC
Proteins encoded in this region:
- the rplS gene encoding 50S ribosomal protein L19, translated to MNKVDVVERQHLRDDLPDFRPGDTVRVHVRVVEGNRSRIQVFEGVVLRRQGGGVRETFTVRKVSFGVGVERTFPVHSPIIDQVEVTRRGKVRRAKLYYLRERTGKKARIKEKREPAR
- a CDS encoding DUF2469 domain-containing protein → MTDDLDAYENDLELALYREYRDVVRMFRYVVETERRFYLANEVSVEPRNDGPGGDLYFEVSIRDAWVWDMYRPARFLKDVRVLTFRDVNVEELAHDDQDDAPPFIG
- a CDS encoding ribonuclease HII codes for the protein MFDLLMAVDAGPTGAYEQVLHAQGFRHVAGADEAGRGALAGPLVAAAVMLPPGWAPDGLNDSKLVAPTDRERLYDEIVAGALAVGVFRVSHTRLDDIGLQRANLAALRAALNKLAPTPDYVLVDGFTLTRMPVPALRVVKGDQVCTSVAAASIVAKVTRDRIMVRAEQRYPGYGFASHKGYRSPEHLAALASLGACGFHRRCFAPVAAAHGGPTMDGLDPADVSGPGQR
- the trmD gene encoding tRNA (guanosine(37)-N1)-methyltransferase TrmD — its product is MRIDVLSIFPEFFAGPFTTSLLGKAFEAGLVDLRVHDLRRWGIGKHHIVDDAPYGGGAGMVMRADVWFDAAEEVWNLDVDGPTYRVAGRRPRTVLLTPRGTPLTQPLVAELATEPRLVVCCGRYEGIDERVHDAVATDEVSIGDYVLAGGEAAAVVLVEAVSRLVPGVIGNLTSIEEESFSAGLLEYPHYTRPPWVRGLAVPDVLRSGDHGAVARWRREQALGLTRQRRPDLYRRWLAAGGEPAPSDEDGEQG
- the lepB gene encoding signal peptidase I; its protein translation is MRELPVLVLVAFLLAFMLRTFVVQVFYIPSSSMEPTLLVDDRILVDKVTYRLRDPQHGEIVVFEGHQFTVPTEDRGPGSTVVRGIGQLIGLAPANARDYVKRVIGLPGDEIRIDDGRVAVNGVLLPEPYAVDDPRSCEPIIVPEGKLFFLGDNRPNSSDSRYATLGFVDRDAVVGKAFTVIWPPDRVRFLRSPRYPDVPPASRSAPQVAEPVTVGPCSTS